One Streptomyces sp. B21-105 genomic region harbors:
- a CDS encoding TerD family protein — MTPGSNIPLPTARVTVDVAAPVRLDVSGLLLTADGKVRSDDDFIFYNQPAGPGVTYRSGGGTSPDAIVVDTGAVPPGIEKIVVTASPDAPGQTFQGIEPTATIRSGDDGGVLATFTPPRLGTETALVVVEIYLRNGAWKARAVGQGYADGLAGIATDFGVTVEEPAAPAAPAAAQAPPAPAMTPAAPPMPQAPPAPAPGTGKINLDKGRVSLQKNQTVSLVKGGRPLLSQVKMGLGWEPAFRGKDIDLDASVIAYGPQRNHIDSCYFGKLSIVNGAIKHSGDNLTGEGGGDDEVIVVDLGRLPQEVSGLVFTVNSFSGQKFTEVAKAYCRLLDASSGEELARFDLTGAEAQTGVLMAKLIRQYSGEWEMTAIGTFVKARTVRNMVKPGAESL; from the coding sequence ATGACCCCCGGCTCGAACATCCCTCTCCCCACCGCGCGCGTGACGGTGGACGTCGCCGCCCCGGTGCGGCTCGACGTTTCGGGCCTGCTGCTCACCGCCGACGGCAAGGTGCGCTCCGACGACGACTTCATCTTCTACAACCAGCCCGCCGGCCCGGGGGTGACCTACCGCTCGGGCGGCGGCACGTCCCCCGACGCGATCGTGGTCGACACGGGCGCCGTCCCGCCGGGCATCGAGAAGATCGTGGTCACCGCGAGCCCGGACGCCCCGGGGCAGACGTTCCAGGGCATCGAACCGACCGCCACGATCCGCAGCGGGGACGACGGCGGCGTCCTGGCCACCTTCACTCCCCCGCGGCTCGGCACGGAGACGGCACTGGTGGTCGTCGAGATCTACCTGCGCAACGGCGCCTGGAAGGCCCGCGCGGTCGGTCAGGGATACGCCGACGGCCTGGCCGGGATCGCGACCGACTTCGGCGTGACGGTGGAGGAACCGGCGGCCCCGGCGGCCCCGGCGGCCGCGCAGGCTCCGCCGGCGCCCGCCATGACGCCCGCCGCTCCGCCCATGCCCCAGGCCCCGCCCGCACCCGCGCCCGGCACCGGAAAGATCAACCTGGACAAGGGGCGCGTCAGCCTCCAGAAGAACCAGACGGTGTCCCTCGTCAAGGGCGGCCGCCCGCTGCTCTCGCAGGTCAAGATGGGCCTCGGCTGGGAGCCCGCGTTCCGCGGCAAGGACATCGACCTGGACGCCTCGGTCATCGCCTACGGCCCGCAGCGCAACCACATCGACAGCTGCTACTTCGGCAAGCTCTCCATCGTCAACGGCGCGATCAAGCACTCCGGCGACAACCTCACCGGCGAGGGCGGTGGGGACGACGAAGTGATCGTCGTCGACCTCGGCCGGCTGCCCCAGGAGGTCAGTGGGCTGGTGTTCACGGTGAACTCGTTCTCCGGGCAGAAGTTCACCGAGGTCGCCAAGGCCTACTGCCGTCTGCTGGACGCCTCGAGCGGCGAGGAGCTCGCCCGTTTCGACCTCACCGGCGCCGAGGCACAGACCGGCGTGCTGATGGCGAAGCTGATCCGGCAGTACTCCGGCGAGTGGGAGATGACGGCGATCGGCACTTTCGTGAAGGCGCGGACCGTGCGCAACATGGTCAAGCCGGGTGCCGAGTCCCTCTGA
- a CDS encoding TetR/AcrR family transcriptional regulator, whose protein sequence is MPQVRPMRADARRNYERLLKVAAEAFAERGEGASLDDIAKRAGVGSGTLYRHFPTRQALLEAAYLDRMEALAARADELAARLPAGEALVEWLGELCVGTLEVRGMKSLLGSAVTDGGTVAVTACGTGMKEAATRLVEAAQREGTLRVDVAPVDVLRLAHGVATASELAKGDGSAVRRYVSLLTEGLRPAR, encoded by the coding sequence ATGCCGCAGGTCAGGCCCATGCGTGCGGATGCTCGCCGTAACTACGAGCGCCTGCTGAAGGTGGCCGCGGAGGCCTTCGCGGAGCGCGGGGAGGGGGCCTCCCTCGATGACATCGCCAAGCGGGCGGGCGTCGGCTCCGGCACGCTGTACCGGCATTTCCCGACCCGGCAGGCGCTGCTGGAGGCCGCCTACCTCGACCGTATGGAGGCGCTCGCGGCCCGCGCGGACGAGCTGGCCGCCCGGCTTCCGGCGGGCGAGGCGCTGGTGGAGTGGCTGGGCGAACTGTGCGTGGGGACCCTCGAGGTACGCGGGATGAAGTCGCTGCTGGGGTCCGCCGTGACGGACGGCGGCACGGTCGCGGTCACCGCCTGCGGCACCGGCATGAAGGAGGCGGCGACCCGGCTGGTGGAGGCGGCCCAGCGGGAGGGGACCCTGCGGGTGGACGTCGCCCCGGTCGACGTGCTGCGGCTCGCCCACGGGGTGGCCACGGCGTCCGAGCTGGCCAAAGGGGACGGGAGCGCCGTCCGCCGGTATGTGTCGCTGCTGACGGAGGGGCTGCGGCCCGCGCGGTGA
- a CDS encoding alkaline phosphatase PhoX → MSLTRRDFARQSALTGAGVALAGSAGALASAPNALAATDTDHTAAAGHPGDASHTPAAAGHQGVGYGPLLPDPHGLLALPAGFKYRVITYSGRTRLESGEITPSNHDGTAAFCGPRGSTLLVNNHELKGPRSDWQHPVPLTEGLVYDPAASGGCTVVEVRPGGHVAEWVGIAGTSINCAGGTTPWGTWLTGEETEDQAGQNGMTKDHGYVFEVDPADRRANRAPKPVKAFGRYAHEAVVIDPRRGHAYLTEDASGPNGLLFRWTPPAGFRHGRGRLRTLADDAGVLQAFKCFDSKGKFVDDLSRATKTGTVYGVDWVDVPDHDARTVPVRKQFTAGQVTRARKLEGMWWADGGTYIVSSYARDESPVQHDGAVWFYYPERRTLTLKVLLGVNPAPSADGAFDGPDNITVSPYGGLVIAEDGEGVQHLFGATDSGRTYPIARNELNIGTEDEPEYSEFTGVTFSPDGHTLYANIQTPGIMLAITGPWKRHKR, encoded by the coding sequence ATGTCGCTCACCCGCAGGGACTTCGCCAGGCAGTCCGCGCTCACCGGCGCCGGTGTCGCGCTGGCGGGCAGCGCAGGCGCCCTCGCCAGCGCGCCGAACGCCCTCGCCGCCACGGACACCGACCACACCGCGGCCGCCGGGCACCCCGGGGACGCGTCGCACACGCCGGCCGCCGCCGGACACCAGGGCGTCGGCTACGGACCGCTGCTCCCCGACCCCCACGGCCTCCTCGCCCTGCCCGCCGGTTTCAAGTACCGCGTCATCACGTACAGCGGCAGGACCAGGCTCGAGTCCGGCGAGATCACCCCGTCCAACCACGACGGCACCGCCGCCTTCTGCGGCCCGCGCGGCTCGACCCTGCTCGTCAACAACCACGAGCTGAAGGGACCGCGCTCCGACTGGCAGCACCCGGTGCCCCTGACCGAGGGCCTGGTCTACGACCCGGCGGCCTCGGGCGGCTGCACGGTCGTCGAGGTGCGTCCCGGCGGGCACGTCGCCGAATGGGTCGGCATCGCCGGCACCTCCATCAACTGCGCGGGCGGCACCACGCCTTGGGGCACCTGGCTCACCGGCGAGGAGACCGAGGACCAGGCCGGCCAGAACGGCATGACCAAGGACCACGGCTACGTCTTCGAGGTCGACCCCGCCGACCGCCGCGCCAACCGCGCCCCCAAGCCCGTCAAGGCGTTCGGCCGCTACGCCCACGAGGCCGTCGTCATCGACCCCCGACGCGGCCACGCCTACCTCACCGAGGACGCCTCGGGACCCAACGGGCTGCTCTTCCGCTGGACCCCGCCGGCCGGCTTCCGGCACGGCCGCGGCAGGCTGCGCACCCTCGCCGACGACGCGGGCGTCCTCCAGGCCTTCAAGTGCTTCGACTCGAAAGGCAAGTTCGTCGACGACCTCTCCCGCGCCACGAAGACCGGCACCGTGTACGGCGTCGACTGGGTCGACGTGCCCGACCACGACGCACGCACGGTGCCCGTCCGCAAGCAGTTCACCGCCGGCCAGGTCACCCGCGCCCGCAAGCTGGAGGGCATGTGGTGGGCCGACGGCGGCACCTACATCGTCTCCTCCTACGCCCGTGACGAGAGCCCCGTGCAGCACGACGGCGCCGTGTGGTTCTACTACCCCGAGCGCCGCACACTGACCCTGAAGGTGCTGCTCGGGGTGAACCCCGCCCCGTCCGCCGACGGCGCCTTCGACGGCCCCGACAACATCACCGTCTCCCCTTACGGCGGCCTCGTCATCGCCGAGGACGGCGAGGGCGTCCAGCACCTCTTCGGGGCCACCGACAGCGGCCGCACCTACCCCATCGCCCGCAACGAACTGAACATCGGCACCGAGGACGAGCCGGAATACAGCGAGTTCACCGGGGTCACCTTCTCGCCCGACGGCCACACCCTGTACGCCAACATCCAGACGCCCGGCATCATGCTGGCGATCACCGGGCCGTGGAAGCGCCACAAGCGGTAA
- a CDS encoding endonuclease/exonuclease/phosphatase family protein, whose product MPSKKSARLAALTVAAVCSAASTVALSAPAHAETVAVHDIQGTTRISPYVGKAVTGVAGIVTGVRTYGSSKGFWIQDPNPDADPATSEGVFVFTSSAPKVAVGDLVTVTGTVSEFVPGGTSSGNQSITEITKPTVTVVSSGNAVPAAAVVNSRSVPAAYTPAGDAAAANSINGLTLRPRTYALDYYESLEGMNVQVADARVVTATDPFTELWVTVKPRENAGRRGGTLYGSYTSQNTGRLQIQSLGATADFPVANVGDALTGVTAGPLDYNQFGGYTLVANQLGALKSGGLQRETTQKQKKNELAVATYNVENLDPSDATFEEHAAAIVNNLKAPDIVSLEEIQDNNGATNDGTVAADLTVGKLIDAIVAAGGPRYDWRSIDPANNADGGEPGGNIRQVFLFNPQRVSFTDRAGGDSTSAVAVSKVRGKAQLSASPGRIAPADAAWANSRKPLAGEFVFRGRTVFVIANHFNSKGGDQGLTSQYQPVARSSEVQRHQQATLVNAFVKDILDVQKNADVVALGDINDFEFSGTAQILESDGALWSAIKSLPRSERYSYDYQGNQQVLDQILVSPSIRRGCGFEYDSVHINSEFHDQISDHDPQVLRFEP is encoded by the coding sequence TTGCCGAGCAAGAAGTCCGCGCGTCTCGCCGCGCTCACCGTCGCCGCAGTATGTTCCGCGGCCTCCACCGTCGCCCTGTCCGCACCCGCGCACGCGGAGACGGTGGCCGTTCACGACATCCAGGGCACCACCCGGATATCGCCGTACGTCGGCAAGGCGGTCACGGGTGTGGCCGGAATCGTCACCGGCGTGCGCACCTACGGTTCGTCCAAGGGGTTCTGGATCCAGGATCCGAACCCGGACGCCGACCCGGCCACCAGTGAGGGCGTCTTCGTCTTCACCAGCTCCGCCCCGAAGGTCGCCGTCGGCGACTTGGTCACGGTCACCGGCACGGTGTCGGAGTTCGTGCCCGGCGGCACGTCGAGCGGCAACCAGTCGATCACGGAGATCACCAAGCCGACGGTGACGGTCGTCTCCAGCGGCAACGCGGTCCCGGCGGCGGCCGTGGTGAACTCGCGGTCGGTCCCGGCCGCCTACACCCCGGCCGGCGACGCCGCCGCGGCCAACTCGATCAACGGCCTGACGCTGCGGCCCCGCACCTATGCCCTGGACTACTACGAGTCCCTCGAGGGCATGAACGTCCAGGTCGCCGACGCGCGCGTGGTGACCGCGACCGACCCGTTCACCGAGCTGTGGGTCACGGTGAAACCGCGGGAGAACGCCGGCCGCCGCGGCGGCACGCTGTACGGCTCCTACACCTCGCAGAACACCGGCCGGCTGCAGATCCAGTCGCTCGGCGCGACGGCCGACTTCCCCGTCGCGAACGTCGGTGACGCCCTCACCGGCGTCACCGCGGGCCCCCTGGACTACAACCAGTTCGGCGGCTACACGCTCGTCGCGAACCAGCTCGGCGCACTGAAGAGCGGCGGCCTGCAACGGGAGACGACGCAGAAGCAGAAGAAGAACGAGCTGGCGGTCGCGACGTACAACGTCGAGAACCTCGACCCGTCGGACGCCACGTTCGAGGAGCACGCCGCCGCGATCGTGAACAACCTCAAGGCGCCCGACATCGTGTCCCTGGAGGAGATCCAGGACAACAACGGCGCGACGAACGACGGCACGGTCGCCGCCGACCTCACGGTCGGCAAGCTGATCGACGCGATCGTGGCCGCCGGCGGCCCGCGCTACGACTGGCGCTCCATCGACCCGGCGAACAACGCGGACGGCGGCGAGCCGGGCGGGAACATCCGCCAGGTGTTCCTGTTCAACCCGCAGCGGGTCTCGTTCACCGACCGCGCGGGCGGCGACTCCACGTCGGCCGTCGCCGTCTCCAAGGTGCGCGGCAAGGCGCAGCTCAGCGCCTCGCCCGGCCGGATCGCCCCCGCCGACGCGGCCTGGGCGAACAGCCGCAAGCCGCTGGCCGGCGAGTTCGTCTTCCGCGGCCGCACGGTCTTCGTGATCGCCAACCACTTCAACTCCAAGGGCGGCGACCAGGGGCTGACCTCGCAGTACCAGCCGGTGGCGCGCAGCTCGGAGGTCCAGCGCCACCAGCAGGCGACGCTGGTCAACGCGTTCGTCAAGGACATCCTCGACGTGCAGAAGAACGCGGACGTCGTCGCGCTCGGCGACATCAACGACTTCGAGTTCTCCGGCACCGCGCAGATCCTCGAGAGCGACGGCGCGCTGTGGTCGGCGATCAAGTCGCTGCCCCGCAGCGAGCGCTACAGCTACGACTACCAGGGCAACCAGCAGGTTCTGGACCAGATCCTGGTGAGCCCGTCGATCCGGCGCGGCTGCGGCTTCGAGTACGACAGCGTGCACATCAACTCGGAGTTCCACGACCAGATCAGCGACCACGACCCGCAGGTGCTGCGCTTCGAGCCGTGA
- a CDS encoding TROVE domain-containing protein, which translates to MARFNVRARKAQPTSPVTTTGRTLRTHQGGRGHERDARSELFLLALANFVSQQTFYEDGAARDDRFAKLVRELAVSDPDWTAGLLGWLRGEGNLRTAALVGAAEYVHARLAAGATGGPSNRQVVDSVLRRPDEPGELLGYWTATYGRNIPKPVKRGVADAVRRLYHAKSLLKYDTASKGYRFGDILNLVHAAPDPAKPWQGDLFQYALDRRHHPDTAVVPKSLPLLAAHRDLMALRPAKRRKVVTGAGGAQRLAEAGMTWEALAGWLQGPMDKAAWEAVIPSMGAMALVRNLRNFDEAGVCDEVAAQVAAKISDPAEVARSRQFPFRYLAAYQHAPSLRWAYPLERALGHSLANVPALPGRTLVLVDRSGSMFYSRLSERSELNRADAAAVFGTALALRAADADLVEFGSTSKEITFRKGESVLKILERFGDLGGTDTTEAVRRHYRGHDRVLLVTDEQYAVSRHGGPTDQVPAHVPVYTWNLAGYRAGHGPSGTANRHTFGGLSDAAFRMVPLLEAADDTKWPWAP; encoded by the coding sequence ATGGCGCGTTTCAACGTCCGTGCGCGTAAGGCGCAGCCCACCTCGCCCGTGACCACCACGGGCCGGACGCTGCGCACCCACCAGGGCGGCCGCGGCCACGAGCGGGACGCCCGCTCCGAGCTCTTCCTGCTGGCGCTGGCCAACTTCGTCTCCCAGCAGACCTTCTACGAGGACGGCGCGGCCCGCGACGACCGCTTCGCGAAGCTGGTGCGCGAACTCGCCGTCAGCGACCCGGACTGGACGGCCGGCCTGCTCGGCTGGCTGCGCGGCGAGGGCAACCTCCGCACCGCCGCGCTCGTCGGCGCCGCCGAGTACGTCCACGCGCGGCTGGCGGCGGGCGCCACCGGCGGCCCCTCGAACCGGCAGGTCGTGGACTCCGTACTGCGGCGGCCTGACGAGCCCGGCGAGCTCCTCGGGTACTGGACGGCGACGTACGGCCGGAACATCCCCAAGCCCGTCAAGCGCGGTGTCGCCGACGCCGTACGACGGCTCTACCACGCCAAGTCGCTGCTGAAGTACGACACCGCGTCCAAGGGCTACCGCTTCGGCGACATCCTGAACCTGGTGCACGCCGCACCGGATCCGGCCAAGCCGTGGCAGGGCGATCTGTTCCAGTACGCCCTCGACCGCCGGCACCACCCGGACACGGCCGTGGTACCCAAGTCGCTGCCGCTCCTGGCAGCGCACCGCGACCTGATGGCACTGCGACCCGCCAAGCGGCGCAAGGTCGTCACAGGGGCGGGCGGCGCGCAGCGGCTGGCCGAGGCGGGCATGACCTGGGAGGCGCTGGCGGGCTGGCTGCAGGGGCCGATGGACAAGGCGGCCTGGGAGGCGGTCATTCCGTCCATGGGGGCGATGGCGCTGGTCCGCAACCTGCGCAACTTCGACGAGGCGGGAGTCTGCGACGAGGTCGCCGCCCAGGTGGCGGCGAAGATCAGCGACCCGGCGGAGGTCGCGCGTTCGCGGCAGTTCCCGTTCCGGTACCTCGCCGCGTACCAGCACGCGCCCTCGCTGCGCTGGGCGTACCCGCTGGAGCGGGCGCTCGGCCACTCGCTGGCCAACGTGCCCGCGCTGCCCGGCCGCACGTTGGTGCTCGTCGACCGTTCGGGCTCGATGTTCTACTCGCGGCTGTCGGAGCGTTCGGAGCTCAACCGGGCCGACGCGGCGGCGGTCTTCGGCACGGCCCTCGCCCTGCGGGCGGCCGACGCCGACCTCGTCGAGTTCGGCAGCACCAGCAAGGAGATCACGTTCCGTAAGGGGGAGTCCGTGTTGAAGATTCTGGAGCGCTTCGGTGACCTCGGGGGTACGGACACCACCGAGGCCGTACGCCGGCACTACCGGGGGCACGACCGGGTGCTGCTCGTCACCGACGAGCAGTACGCCGTCAGCCGCCACGGCGGGCCGACCGACCAGGTCCCGGCGCACGTGCCGGTCTACACCTGGAACCTCGCGGGCTACCGCGCGGGCCACGGCCCGTCCGGTACGGCGAACCGGCACACCTTCGGCGGACTGTCGGACGCGGCCTTCCGGATGGTGCCCCTGCTGGAGGCCGCCGACGACACGAAGTGGCCGTGGGCGCCCTGA